In the genome of Asterias amurensis chromosome 16, ASM3211899v1, one region contains:
- the LOC139948924 gene encoding hydroxylysine kinase-like: MTEQAVKGETASLQKLSKPFLTPDDVTSLLSRLFGLRACRVDEFNSYDDRIYHVTTVPGQGIGEQREFMLKVLNSVFTAEGAVETQTDILDFLQSFPELRCQCPVANLSGQFVSFESIQNDYLNGERIGRIAAPTAVRLFSFLPGKPLLKLAPIPPVSFLKLGEHLGGLQIALQKYPNDVKSLERRAGLDIWCLQNLSDLRSYLHVVKDAKSLRIVKEVITEYERKVTPIYGELRKGIVHHDYNESNVLAVSPLGGNSQGTRGFEISGVIDFDSMVYSCLVFEIAVPMMYLMFCSDQPLEATANLLAGFESRAPLTEKERGVLRVLVAGRFIQSLVLGLYSSSFNPDNSCIVGTQAKSLNLLEDFWNHPEEDLMKLWRDIKGNVS; this comes from the exons ATGACGGAACAAGCAGTCAAGGGCGAAACAGCAAGCCTCCAGAAGCTCTCGAAACCATTCTTGACTCCCGATGACGTCACGTCTCTCCTTAGCCGACTTTTCGGTCTGAGGGCTTGTCGTGTTGATGAATTCAACAGCTACGACGATAGGATTTACCACGTCACGACAGTCCCCGGCCAGGGGATAGGGGAGCAACGAGAGTTCATGCTGAAAGTTTTGAACTCCGTGTTTACcgctgagggcgctgttgaaacCCAGACGGACATCTTGGATTTTTTGCAGTCGTTTCCCGAGTTGAGATGCCAGTGTCCAGTTGCAAATCTAAGTGGCCAGTTTGTCAGCTTTGAGTCAATTCAGAACGACTACTTGAATG GAGAGAGAATTGGAAGGATAGCTGCTCCCACTGCCGTGCGTCTGTTTAGTTTCTTACCCGGAAAGCCTCTACTAAAACTGGCTCCAATACCGCCAGTATCCTTCCTGAAACTTGGTGAACATCTCGGGGGCTTACAAATTGCCTTGCAG AAATATCCCAACGATGTAAAGTCACTAGAACGAAGGGCGGGTCTTGATATTTGGTGTCTGCAAAACTTATCGGATCTGAGGAGTTACCTCCACGTGGTCAAAGATGCAAAGTCGCTGAGGATCGTTAAGGAAGTGATCACGGAATACGAAAGGAAAGTTACTCCGATCTATGGAGAACTGAGGAAAG GTATTGTGCACCATGATTATAACGAAAGCAACGTGTTGGCGGTATCACCATTAGGAGGTAACTCACAAGGAACTCGTGGCTTTGAGATCAGTGGCGTCATAGACTTCGACTCTATGGTGTATTCCTGCCTGGTGTTCGAAATCGCTGTTCCCATGATGTATCTAATGTTCTGCAGTGACCAACCCCTGGAAGCTACTGCCAACCTTCTTGCCGGCTTCGAGTCGAGAGCTCCACTCACGGAGAAGGAGCGAGGCGTACTGCGTGTTCTTGTAGCCGGAAGGTTCATCCAGTCGTTGGTACTCGGGCTGTATTCATCTAGCTTCAATCCGGACAACTCCTGCATAGTCGGGACCCAGGCAAAGAGCTTGAACCTTCTCGAAGATTTCTGGAACCACCCGGAAGAGGACCTAATGAAGTTATGGAGAGACATCAAAGGGAATGTTTCCTAA
- the LOC139949114 gene encoding hydroxylysine kinase-like, whose protein sequence is MLALDTYEYEREITEHGRLVRSTACLLTRKLKSMADQRGDKPAVIAAPPTPTTTLVESKLLGVSDSSPPQQLTRKPVLTTKEVSDLLLRLFNIQADTLKEYESYDDRTYYVKTEQIHKSFQTSEFILKVLNSENTASEGTVDAQMKVLRHLESYPELCCQVPLPNLAGDFLSCEMITNELRNGLELTGCERELSAVRLFKFIPGKVLANMSSLPARFFFDVGKHLGQLQKTLQEYPGDVEPLKLKSKHCKWSLENVPLIREHLPLVNDNAKRELLENVIGRFEKDVVPVIGQLRQGIIYGDFNEHNVIVSDDLTRRSKLTPAADENHQICAVEKKVGKSGVSKLKISGLIDFDDMGYTCLLFEVALAIAYMMIVSDKPVEDSGNVLVGFETVSPLTCEERGLLKVSVAGRFAQSLLMGVKQSKMFPDNAYVMTFLIKGWNLLELWWGQTEEELQELWDRCRNSGIDFS, encoded by the exons atgctagcACTCGATACTTACGAATACGAACGAGAAATCACAGAGCACGGACGTCTCGTTCGCTCTACTGCTTGCCTGCTGACCAGAAAGCTCAAGTCCATGGCGGACCAGCGCGGTGATAAACCGGCTGTCATCGCCGCACCACCAACACCGACAACAACATTAGTTGAGAGTAAACTTCTTG GTGTTAGCGATAGCAGTCCACCCCAGCAGTTAACAAGAAAGCCAGTTCTAACCACAAAGGAGGTCAGTGATCTACTGCTTCGTCTGTTCAACATCCAGGCCGACACCTTAAAGGAGTATGAGAGCTATGATGACCGAACCTACTACGTGAAAACAGAGCAAATACACAAGAGCTTCCAGACCTCAGAGTTCATCCTAAAGGTACTGAATTCTGAGAACACTGCCAGTGAGGGTACTGTCGATGCTCAGATGAAGGTTCTACGTCATCTGGAATCCTACCCGGAGCTTTGTTGCCAGGTTCCTCTGCCCAACCTTGCTGGAGACTTTCTGAGCTGTGAGATGATAACGAATGAACTGAGGAATG GACTTGAACTCACAGGATGTGAAAGAGAGTTGTCTGCTGTCCGTCTCTTTAAGTTCATACCAGGAAAGGTGTTAGCGAATATGTCTTCTTTGCCAGCAAGGTTCTTCTTTGATGTAGGAAAACACTTAGGACAACTTCAAAAGACTCTCCAG GAGTACCCTGGCGATGTAGAACCGCTGAAGCTTAAAAGCAAACACTGCAAGTGGAGTCTGGAAAATGTTCCCTTGATAAGAGAACATCTCCCATTGGTCAACGACAATGCCAAGAGAGAACTTTTAGAGAATGTGATTGGACGGTTTGAAAAAGATGTCGTGCCAGTGATTGGTCAACTTAGGCAGG gAATCATTTATGGGGACTTCAATGAACACAATGTCATAGTAAGCGATGACTTAACGAGAAGGTCAAAGTTGACTCCTGCAGCagatgaaaatcaccaaatttGTGCGGTCGAGAAAAAAGTAGGCAAAAGTGGTGTATCAAAGTTGAAGATCAGTGGCTTAATCGACTTTGACGACATGGGGTACACTTGCCTGTTATTCGAAGTAGCGCTAGCTATCGCCTACATGATGATAGTCAGCGACAAACCAGTTGAGGATTCGGGTAACGTGCTGGTAGGTTTCGAGACGGTGTCCCCACTCACCTGCGAGGAGCGCGGACTACTGAAGGTGTCGGTTGCGGGAAGGTTTGCCCAGTCGCTGCTCATGGGGGTGAAGCAGTCCAAGATGTTCCCGGACAACGCCTACGTGATGACTTTTCTGATCAAAGGATGGAACCTTTTGGAGCTTTGGTGGGGCCAGACGGAAGAGGAATTACAGGAGTTGTGGGATAGGTGCAGGAACTCTGGAATAGACTTCTCATAG
- the LOC139948873 gene encoding uncharacterized protein, whose protein sequence is MVSKITSAFRTWIGSDGTPSGSGQRKRSWGSSDRQHVEQDILETPQAKRSKHSHEEATSPIIKVANWIKQKATTFGENYFYRPVDMQNGYENHTSVTQEPVQENPEQVLRRRPLHQRPKVAASKQPIREKAGPRDRRKHPQGPDTRRGNALSSRDCEDGRTSKATHHQLADPNSSSYSSASCRSKNHPKPVNRKMISSRPNNGPRHQGPLPTQAAPPSIGNSYSSVNQKLFPQTHIRKSSVSSDGGRSQSTASECVRLDQLQNYQHLLQQFTTANVSSFAMNSTLQVKDSTQETMTRNTAKRRIQESTELGSVIARPKIPEEKTLHRTRVLPHEYNTQQEIREAARLRLHAPVSELSPSATPYSSRHTVATPAQPNFSRSESPIIVAVKPAPKPSTSSRELSQLTAFERSLTSSPYALQDWVKDLKDRFESSVRVHDKNVEKERATVNVYKHQRDEQVAQISKKITEDMKIAERRAAVIEEPPTPEISEDEVESLDESSEEEEEDEELPEMTEEMLNEVNNALRGQPTNEVLTEGFRLRLTRKDMATLQGLNWLNDEIINFYMNLLVERPEQPNSLHCFNTFFYPKLLKEGQTGLRRWTKKTDIFAKDMILVPIHLGMHWCMATIDFRRKSITYFDSMGGHNQKCLDALRDYLIDEHQDKKGSAYDITGWTFSCPKDIPQQMNGSDCGMFACKFADYVSRDKRITFTQHDMPYFRKMMVWELLHKKLL, encoded by the exons ATGGTGTCCAAAATAACGTCTGCCTTCAGAACTTGGATTGGTTCTGACGGGACGCCTTCGGGTTCTGGACAGAGAAAACGCAGTTGGGGAAG CAGCGACAGACAGCATGTGGAACAGGATATCCTGGAGACACCACAGGCCAAACGAAGCAAACACAGCCACG AAGAAGCCACCAGTCCCATCATCAAAGTTGCTAATTGGATAAAGCAGAAAGCCACGACATTCGGTGAGAACTACTTCTACCGTCCGGTCGACATGCAAAATGGATATGAAAACCACACATCAGTGACCCAAGAACCAGTGCAAGAAAACCCTGAACAG GTTTTACGGAGGCGCCCACTGCATCAGAGACCCAAAGTCGCCGCATCCAAGCAACCCATCAGGGAGAAGGCGGGCCCAAGGGACAGAAGGAAACATCCGCAAGGACCAG ATACAAGGAGAGGCAACGCCCTCTCATCAAGAGATTGTGAGGATGGTCGAACGTCAAAAGCAACTCACCACCAGTTGGCAGATCCTAACTCATCCAGTTACAGTAGCGCATCCTGCCGGTCAAAGAATCATCCAAAACCTGTTAATAG GAAGATGATATCCAGTCGTCCAAATAATGGACCCAGACACCAGGGGCCTCTACCAACCCAAGCAGCCCCGCCATCCATCGGAAACTCTTACTCCTCTGTCAACCAAAAATTGTTCCCTCAAACCCACATACGGAAAAGCAGTGTATCATCGGATGGGGGAAGGAGTCAGTCAACAGCCAGTGAG tgtgtgcgtttagatcaGCTTCAGAATTACCAGCATTTACTGCAGCAGTTTACAACGGCTAACGTTAGTTCCTTTGCTATGAACTCCACCTTGCAAGTAAAAGACAGCACGCAGGAAACCATGACGAGAAACACCGCCAAACG GAGAATCCAAGAATCAACCGAACTGGGTTCCGTCATCGCTAGACCCAAGATCCCAGAGGAGAAGACGCTTCACCGAACCAGAGTCCTCCCACATGAGTACAACACCCAACAGGAGATCCGGGAAGCTGCCAGACTACGCCTTCATGCACCTGTCTCGGAACTTAGTCCTAGCGCTACGCCGTACTCTAGCAGGCACACCGTAGCCACGCCCGCCCAACCCA ATTTCAGTCGGTCCGAGTCACCGATCATCGTCGCGGTCAAGCCAGCCCCCAAGCCATCCACCTCCTCAAGAGAATTATCTCAGCTGACGGCATTCGAACGAAGCTTAACCTCGTCACCATATGCACTGCAAGACTGGGTCAAAGATCT gaaGGACCGGTTTGAGAGCAGTGTTCGAGTACATGATAAAAATGTTGAGAAGGAAAGAGCGACTGTTAACGTCTACAAacatcaa agagaTGAACAGGTTGCACAAATTTCGAAAAAG ATTACGGAAGATATGAAAATAGCGGAACGTCGAGCCGCCGTGATCGAGGAACCTCCCACCCCCGAGATCTCTGAAGATGAGGTTGAATCATTGGATGAATCAtcggaggaggaggaggaggatgaAGAACTCCCTGAGATGACAGAAGAGATGCTGAACGAGGTCAACAACGCCCTCAGGGGACAACCGACCAACGAGGTCCTGACCGAGGGCTTCCGGTTACGGCTGACACGCAAGGACATGGCCACGCTACAAGGGCTGAATTGGCTGAACGATGAG ATCATCAACTTCTACATGAACCTTCTGGTGGAGAGACCCGAGCAGCCAAACTCTCTCCACTGCTTCAACACGTTCTTCTATCCCAAGCTCCTCAAGGAAGGTCAGACGGGACTCCGCCGATGGACGAAGAAGACGGACATCTTTGCCAAAGATATGATCCTGGTGCCCATCCACCTCGGGATGCATTGGTGTATGGCT acCATTGATTTTCGACGTAAGAGCATCACCTACTTTGACTCTATGGGTGGACACAATCAGAAGTGCTTAGACGCTCTTAG AGATTATCTCATTGATGAACACCAAGATAAGAAAGGCTCGGCCTACGACATCACCGGATGGACGTTCTCCTGTCCCAAGGACATTCCGCAACAGATGAACGGCAGCGACTGCGGCATGTTCGCCTGCAAGTTTGCCGACTATGTATCTAGAGACAAGAGAATTACATTCACACAG CACGATATGCCTTACTTCCGGAAAATGATGGTCTGGGAACTGCTACATAAAAAGCTTCTCTGA